Proteins from a genomic interval of Desulfurobacterium atlanticum:
- a CDS encoding bifunctional diguanylate cyclase/phosphodiesterase: MRNSKVLERLEFLKVLKDCKRKKCALFVVDIDDFKLVNFSYGYSMGDRVIAAVEKKLVDVVEKYFSECVFGRVGSNSFAVLMKVVDKELSYRRIEEIYTKYLERLNFKIGSDFFSLTTSAGVAFSLGVDDVGNLFKKAEEALYNAKKRGKNCIVFSTNSSSTRFEEIQEIRKRLVEAIEKRSVEPYFQPILSLRTGKIYGYEVLARIFSEGKVLRGDYVIDIANTFNLIPEIDRIVFEKASKYLDKGYKLFFNLSMKYFFKELNNIWRMVKDRGLNSSNIVIEITESQKVMEMNVAKSIFQIFRDMDAKIAIDDFGSGYSSFSYLKRFPADILKIDGEFVKGAKRDKRDLTIMKSIVEVARPFRLRVLAEFIEDEEDYRLMKEIGVSLGQGWFIGKPKPEPYDVRIDI; encoded by the coding sequence ATGAGAAACTCTAAAGTATTAGAAAGGTTAGAGTTTTTAAAGGTATTAAAAGATTGTAAAAGGAAGAAATGTGCCCTTTTCGTTGTGGATATAGATGATTTTAAGCTTGTTAATTTTTCATACGGTTACAGTATGGGAGATAGAGTTATAGCTGCTGTTGAAAAGAAATTGGTTGATGTAGTTGAAAAATATTTTTCAGAATGTGTTTTTGGTAGAGTAGGTTCAAATAGCTTTGCTGTATTGATGAAAGTTGTAGATAAAGAGCTTTCTTATAGAAGAATTGAAGAGATTTATACTAAGTACCTTGAAAGATTAAATTTCAAGATAGGAAGTGATTTTTTTTCTCTTACAACAAGTGCCGGAGTAGCTTTCTCCTTAGGTGTTGATGATGTGGGTAATCTTTTTAAAAAGGCAGAAGAAGCCCTTTATAATGCAAAGAAAAGGGGAAAAAACTGTATAGTTTTTTCCACTAATAGTAGTTCTACCAGATTTGAAGAGATTCAGGAAATTAGAAAACGGCTTGTTGAAGCTATAGAAAAGCGAAGTGTTGAGCCGTATTTTCAGCCTATCCTAAGTCTTAGGACTGGGAAGATATATGGATATGAAGTTCTTGCCAGGATTTTCTCAGAAGGAAAAGTTTTGAGAGGGGATTACGTTATAGATATTGCAAACACTTTTAATCTTATTCCTGAGATAGACAGAATTGTTTTTGAGAAAGCATCAAAGTATCTTGATAAGGGATATAAGCTCTTTTTTAACCTTTCAATGAAATACTTTTTTAAAGAACTTAACAATATCTGGAGAATGGTTAAAGACAGAGGATTAAACTCTTCAAATATAGTTATTGAGATAACGGAATCTCAGAAAGTTATGGAAATGAATGTAGCCAAAAGCATATTTCAAATTTTCAGGGATATGGATGCAAAAATAGCTATTGATGATTTTGGTTCTGGCTACTCCTCTTTCAGTTATCTTAAAAGATTTCCAGCAGACATTTTAAAGATAGATGGGGAATTTGTTAAGGGTGCTAAAAGAGATAAAAGGGATTTAACCATAATGAAATCTATAGTTGAAGTGGCAAGACCTTTTAGATTAAGAGTTCTTGCTGAATTTATAGAGGATGAGGAAGATTATAGACTTATGAAAGAGATAGGGGTTTCACTTGGTCAGGGCTGGTTTATAGGAAAACCAAAACCTGAACCTTATGATGTGAGAATAGATATTTAG